The region agtgacaagattagcagctgcgcttaaccaatgtgtcattggcaacaatggacttcatgttgtttccttaggatgatccttaggaatgaatgaatgagaaatagctgattcttagggtagatccttaagaataaagaagataatggggatggagaattgggttgattgtttaaacataataattatattattgtgggttgaaaaccctatgtactcaccaggtttcccaacctgacccactcagtttatttatatcacaggtgttgatgtgaagtcacattacactaagagatttaaaagagatgtagatcactagagtaaatgaatgtaagttctgtttatgcttatgtttctgtattgacgatgacatcccaaatgttttaaaagtgaataaaaatatatttctttagaaatgctttgataacgcgattatcatgtttttctcggaacaaattccgcaacatttttattaaaagagatactctgattagtgtttcggttaaccacacacactccactaacgaccaacaaggtgcaatgtgtaatttcatggattagcaccaaattcacatttttccaaaagtaactaagatttggggatttataaaagtgtttagttacttcatatttcattatacttataatggaaggatgtgtcttatcctacccgttcggctaacgaccctccactagtcaagggtgcggtgtgtaagagtggatacccaatggcggtcattttacaggtcgcttccttaaacaccccttataaactagcttcgtgaatgagacctactaacggtaagaccgacaTTTACTTATAcgtatataatattaaacttttaattctatatagtataagagtgtattttatacatttaaaatactaagtggtttaatctattaataaattaaacttttaatttgattaatcttaaaccatattattatggatttattaattctctcttttaattaaactctcaattaatttaacaaaatccataagggtgtaatttgaacttttcaaaacactaggttttagaatttaatatttcaaaattaatacctttaaattaaattttaaattccaaaacttgagaacaaattttgaaacctttcaaaatattagggtttaactatttaaatttcaaaaactaaaacttttaagtttaaatttaaactataaaacttaaagggtgtaatttgaaacttttcaaacttactaggttaaatatttgaatcaaaataatcctatattatccatatttaaccaaatccaccaattttgataaggatatccaTACCTCATAAAAGATCGAATTTAGGCAAGAAAAACAAGTTTTGGTAAATATCCTAATCAAAATCTGGCCAGAAAATCGAAAATCCCAGCACCAGGacactcaactcgttgagtccactatggaactcgccgagttcatgcaactcgtcgagtccatacatggactcgacgagtcatcctgTCAGACAacaaaaaatttgattttctGATCTTTGGCAATTCACTTTTGCATTTGTTCAATAGAAAAACaacataggctctgataccactgttggcttATGAGCATAACAtaattcctatggtgtacatgcaaccccaattgctttgatctaggtttttctaatttgaacatacaactatgaataccaaagcaataaaccctaatctagcatacttaTTTCGAAATTGACAAAATAAACAAGTTAGAATGATTACCTcaacttgttatgtagtaataacaagaactcCATGAAATTTGAAAGTTTAgtaccccaagtgttgcacctctaatggagtcacaaacactcttgcaacaagatgacttaggagaggggGGGAAATCAGCTAGGGCTCTTTTGAAAGACTTAGTGGCTGAAAATCCTTTGtagagggttccttatatagctatggctgctagggttttcaagtggaaaccctaatacctGACTTAGGCAACAAGCAGCCCATAAACTCCTTTCCTTAGAGCCCACGGACGAATTATATAAGGCTTCCTTATAGAAATttgtccactccactctatggagtccatcagcccatttatgtaactatcaatgatttgcataaCTCTCCCtcaattatttaattagtctcttttgatcaccaaattaattccaaactaatttatgatctatactaattaaataatatgatttcccaataatatattaatcttgtaatatattaataaaaccattgagagtaccaatttattattcacataataaattctactctctcctcttgtcatcctatcaagttgcatgattgaaggcaacccaaaaggaccatgctcataatcataTCAAGCACATATCAAAAATAGtaatgggcttagacacataatccaacagttGCTGGGTTGACTTTGTTGTATCTGATAGCACGTGGATTTTAGTGGATCTATAGTTAGAGATTATTCATGGGATCAGCTGTTGATGGGGTGTTGTCTTGATGTTAGCGGTTCGGGGATCTGTCAGCCAACAGCCATGGATCGTCTATATGATTCggcattgcgaggtgagttttcctcactatacttacgggtcgaaggcaccaagttcGACCCTCTAGATTCGACATCCTGTTATGCATGCTATTGTTCAGTAGTGATCTGTTAAATtggtatcctggtttataggatgatgctatgttcaGTGATATGTAGATCTACCTGTCTTCCTGTAGActgtttatatgattatctgttatgtGTCAAcattttgtgttgggttgaggttgtactgctccgtgttgtagccaacaaaccaaagagcattccagatatgagctgaggaccGGATGATATGTCAGACTCGTACGGAGGgcttgagggtattccatcccgaggatgattggacccattgtGTATTTTCATTCAAACCCGAGGATTGATTGGGCCTGGGATATTCCAACCTGATGGGTGATTGGACCCAATATGATAATATGGATTGTGGTGACACTGGACCGCTTTATGCATCAGTCAATaggtctggggtattccaacctgatggttgaatgGACCCAAAacgtttggtattccaacccgatggttgattggaccaaacCGCTTgtgatacgagggtattccatcatAGGGATGATTGGGACCATCGTAGACATgcttggtattccagcccgatgtTGATTGGACCATGTATAAGTATTCAAGCATGCTTGTTGTATATGTTGTCTGTTTgtttggtggtattttgggggaactcactaatctgtgtgcttatagttttgtttatagtttcaggttcttcagatgattcgtggcaaggtgaaggtgtgatcgtacacatccttggttttacaacgGATCGGATCTTGGGAGACTTtgattttaaatcatgttttggaGATCATGCTTTTGTAAACACTTATGTAAATAaattggttgttttgaaaagtttaaaatttgttgaaattttagGAATGCTACAGACTTGTATATATATCCTAAATGAATGACAAATGTGGCAAGCAAATTATCAAACTATTTATATAGATTATTCGAATAGGTCAATGCAAAAATTTCATGTTTGCAAATTAGCTACTAAATTAGTAGAGTTTTTTATACACCAttgatagtttattttatttacttcttttatgtagtttattttaacatttttagattttttgttgtttttttgttgctataacatctcaaaaatcacaacaaatttaaacttttcaaaacaactcatttactaaaaagaagtgtttacaaaatcattgtttccaaaacagtatttaaaatcagagtcccCCAAGATCAACAACAccaaaccaaggatgtgtacggacatgccttcgccttgctaaggtcctctgaagtacctgaaacaaaactaaaactgtaagccaacgcttagtgagttcccccaaagtaccactacatcaacataacaaacaacaacatgcgtatagagccttcaacatgaatctaccgcctcaccaggccttcaacaTATCTAGACCGttctctgggccttcggcctgactggtccgcctcgcaggccttcagtctatccgaactaccctaggtatcttggccttcagcacaaagcaggaccgcctcaacccaatatACCATCACATATTAACATATACAACATACACCATAACAATCAATAGCTAGCATATACATgtagtcatacagatctaacatatcactacaacatagcaacatacggTAAACcatgatatcaatccaatgggtcggcattggtgccttcgacgcgtaagtacagtgaggaaaagtCACCTCACAATCTGAATGTAGTCTGAATAACTCCCAGCTCCGACAACCGACTCAACCCAAATCCTAAATATCCAAACATTTCCCattctaaattaataacattttcccaaaataccctttgttaaacttggtcaacggtcaacggtcaaaagTCAAGTTAACACTCAgccgagtcaacccaaccgaACCAACTCATCCGAGTCGACCCAGCCAAGTATGTTGTGTATACTCTTctgtacgtggggcatactcgaTGGTTGGCCAGATTACGGGGTTCTGACCACGTACACACAACGTACAACTTAGTACACCCAGCGTATGCACCTGTTCATCCCTttccccattaagagcttaatactccAAAGTTCCACGTCTAAAGTCGGATCCAAGTCTCAAATAACGTTTTTAaccataaattttccaactttatggtattGCATGTCTAATAAGGTCTTAACATCAAAAACCTCAACCacctaacccattaagacctcaaaacacatgCATGGAAATAAAGATATGACAAAGActacatttttatgcttctagacACCTCGAAGTgactgaaaggacaacttaaatgGATTGGGATAGCTtatactcaaaatacccaaatgaTGGGACCAAAAGGACACAAATTCCATGGCTAACTTAGATTTATGCATAGAATCatcaagttcataactttatacctcaaaatggatCTTAAAGGTGAGGTGTTCCTAGATCTAGAAGGTCTTGATCTTCCAAGATGATGCTTCTTTCTTCACCCAGCTTCAAAggcaccaaaaacacacacttTTGAGCTCAAAGGATTATAAACAAGGGTTTAGGGTTGCAAATGACAAAATGAAGGTTATAGGTTGGATTTGGAATGAGTAAGGAGagataatgatgcttatatatggataaaaccctaaaatttagggattGAAGTTTCCCCACGTACGCTATGTGTACGTAGTGTACGTCCAGCATACTAGGGTCCACCCCAGTACACCTAGTATACACAACATACGCTCAGCATACTAACTTCCTtgccaaaattaccaaaatgccactatggtCCATTCTTGCAACCTTCCTCAAAACCAAGGGTCAAAATGCAATATTCTTTCATACTTAGGGTTGAAATTGAAAATATctcatcatcgggatgttacagttgCATATTTTATCTTTTCTTTATCTTGGATCGTATTGGGTGTTTTCTCTTTTGCGTAAGGTATTTTGTAGGTTTGTGGAGCCTCGTTGCGGTTATAGATTATCGTATTGTTGAGTTGCTAGGCTTTGTGGACTTTTAAGGAGCTATTGGGCTTTATCATATCCATTTTTAGTGTTTGGGCTTGATATGTTGAAGACTTTGATGGGTCATGGATTCTTGAAGATGGCTTTGGACTATCTATTTGGGTGCTAGAAGATGATTGGTCCATATTCGAATCATGTGAGGTGTGAAGGGGACAAAGGGAATCTAATGTAGTGGAGTGGATTAGTGAATGAATCAACCAAAAATAAGTCAACATCATATGTGTGGGTGAGGTCTCCACCCGCGTAGTTGTGCATAGGTACTCGTGCAACTGCCTTCTcgggggcattttggtcattttgcccATCATTTACCTTGGGTTTAGGTCTTACATCCCCCAAATTTAAAAATAGCACCATTGGAGTAGCTTCAGATGATTTTGGAGAGTAAAAAGCATTTACCATCTCATTCTTCTAGtatttattaaatcattgatgTTAAAACACATTGTTGATCATTGTCTTGTTGCCATGGGTGGCTAGGTACTTTATTTTGGTTGACTTGGGCTAAAAtacccttgaatatttgttagtTTTGTAGGATTCAAGTTTGTTTGTTATTTAGGTCATGTTTATGATTCACGGTTCTTCATTCTGATGTTTATTCAATACTTTTGATTGTGCGCTTGGTATTTGTTGAGTAATTGATAGTCTTTTTATTTCATTAAGTAAATGATCATTGAATTAATATAGAACAAGAGTTTTATGATGGTAGAAGTCATATCGAGATTATGGGTCATGACTCATTTATGGttgtgtaagcattgacatccttTTGGAATTGAGAAttcctttattcttaaggataGTCAATTTTTTGGAttcaattgcttcaattggaTCCTTGACCTTGATTAAAGAGTGTTGTGGGTTTCCCCAAACTCCATACTACCTTTGAGGAATTTTGGTATATCATGTTTCATGATTGCTAGAACAAATTTTGGTTGAATGATAAACTTACATATTGAATCcaaatgataaacacacaaatattCATGGACATGAATTATCTTAGTTGACCAATTCTTTTTcatatttgagcatctcaccatCTTGCCTAATTATAAGCATTTAGTGTtttcaagtcttttagttttcaaaaaaatcacaacaacccccccccccccccccttttttttttgagtttaaaTTAGTTTTATTTCAGATGTTAATGTGGACTGCATTGGTAATTAAATACAATCATTTGCCCATGAACTCGATCTccttttataattatattacattTTAATTGCAAGCAAAATGGTGTAATTTGTTTGGTGGCTTGACATCCCACTAATCATCATACATAGCCACCTTCTACGCCAATATCCAAAGTCAAAACCCTAGTCAAATAGCCACCTTTCTACGCCAATGAGGGTTTGTGTATTGAATTGCAGCAAATCCCAATAATAACACAACAAATGTCGaactaaaacttgcatagaaggatGTCACATCAATTTTGTTTCCTAAATTACTTACAAGAACACTTCAAATTAGCAGAATTTATTATACATCATCATACATACATCAAAAAAGAAGTATATACAAATATAGTTTCATTTATTCTATCACACGTTCTCAAGGATGTCTTGTTTATGGAAGAGCATGGACATTATGaatcatatataaataaagtaaTAACATGACATACAATCTTCAACCCAATCTAGCCACCTTCTAGGCCAATGAGGATTGATATACAGAAACAAATCCCAATGATAATACAACAAATGTCAAACTAGAACTTGCATAAAAGGATGTCACATCAACTTTTTTTCCTAAATAACTTATGAAAACACTTAAAATTAGTAGAGTTTTTTATACATCATCATACATACATTAAAAAAGAAGTACATAAGTACATACAAAATCTAGTTTCATTAATTCTATCACACATTCTTAAGGAGGTGTTGTTTATGGAAGAGCGTGGACAACTTTCTTATGAATCATAAATGAAGTAATAACATGCAAACATACAATCTTCAACTCGATCTAGCCACCTTCTACGCCATTGAGGATTGGTGTATAGAACTGCAGCAAAtcccaataacaaaacaaaaaatgtcGAACTAGAACTTGCATAGAAGGATGTCATATCGATGTTATACCATTTCTCAGTGTCTTCTTCAACCAATGGATTGGTAAACAGTGAATTAGTCTTGCATCTATTCGCAAGTGGCGGTCCACAAAGAAGTGGGTTCTCTTCATAGCTCGTCTCTGTGAAAGTACCAAATTGAGATTTCATTTCTGGGAGTCTTCCTGATAAATTGTTGCGAGAAACATTAAAAATAGATAAAGAAGTCAACTTAATCAGTTCTGATGGAACTTTTCCAGTCAAACCATTTGAAGAAAGATCTAAGCTTTCAATATTTGCAAGATTTGAAAAAGTCACCGGAATGGGTCCAGTCAGATGATTGTGAGACAGGTTCAGAGCACGAATCTGGATCAAAAACCCTAGTTCTTCTGGGATTTCACCTGTTAATTTGTTAGACGATAGATCCAATCCtgacatgatatctagaacatcgCCCTTGTAGGGGAGAGAGAGGCCTTTTGTTGTAAACTGAACTTCATCTTGTATTTCAAACATTTCACTGCGGTCGTTACTAGTAAATTGTCTATCTAGAACACCCTTATAATAGTAATATGAACTTATAGGGTATGCTGAAACAGTTTCTTTCATGAAAGCAAGGTATTTTGGACCCGTGATATTTCGTAGGCAACTAGGTATCGAACCAGAGAGGGTGTTACCCGATAAATCTATCAAACTCGCATCACTTAACTGACACAAATGATTCGGCAAAGAACCAGTAAACTTATTTTTTCTCAAAAGAAGAATCCTTAGTGTAGATAAGTCACCAAGAAATTCAGGAATGATTCCCGACAAGTTGTTGTTGCCGATGTCCAAAGTCAAAACCCTAGTCAAATTACGGAAGAAGCTCGGTATTGGTCCGATGAATCTATTAGAACCCAAATGAAGATGCTCGACATCTCGCAGGTTTAAGCAAGAAGGTATCGAACCAGAGAAAGAATTATGTGAGATATCAAAAAACGAGAATGAAGCTGTTCCACATGGAAACCGACCTTTAAAACTGTTGTTTCTTATCACAAGTTGAGAAAAGTCACCGATTGTACCCATGTTGCTTATCCAAGAAGGGATGACACCTGTAAAAAAGTTATTGCTAATATCGAGAACAGTCATGAATTCAAACTTGTTCTTACTCTTGATTCCAATCTTCCCTGTGAAATTATTGCTATCTAAATGAACCCTTTCGATGTTACCCAAGCTCAAGTTTCCTGAGAGTATCTCGCCGTGAAATTTgttgtttgatagttttaataTACTTAAAAGAGCTCTATTTGTAAGCAGCCCCTTTGGTACTTCTCCTGATAACTCATTATCGGATAAATCCAGTATCTGTAATTCACTCAAATCACCTATAGAAGATGGGATAACACCATTGAAAGCATTTCTTGAAAAATTTAAGTGTGTTATATTGGGAAGAAACTCTGGTATATCGCTAGGAATAGAGTTTATTATGTGATTTCCCGATATATCCAACCACCGCATGTAAGAATTTCTATGAAAAGGCATAGAAATAATACCACCAAATGAGTTGTTCCTTAGATTGAGAACTTCCAGATTTGTGTTATTTTCAATCAACCAAGTTGGAAAATTTCCCTCCAATGAGTTGTGAGGTATGTGTAGTTCTTGTAACTTGTGCTGGTGAAGTAGAAAGGTAGGAACGACACTTCCTTTATGTCTATTTATATTGCAGCTTGAGAGCACAAGAACTTTCAATTGGAACATTGGAATCCAACCTATAGGATCTTCTGTTTCCATCTCGAATTTGTCATCTGCACTTATGAATTGAACTGCCTGAAGGTTTGTAAGATTGGAGAATGAGCTAAACGGGAATGAACCTTGGAATTTGTTATAACTAAAATCAATGTACTCGAGAGATGTGAGATTAGCAATCAGTGATGGTGGAAGTTTTCCCGTGAATCGATTGGAAGAAATGTCGAGCAGTTTAAGAGATGATAGATTGTTGAAACATTGAGGCAGGATTCCATCGAGCATGTTGTGACTAAGATCCATTTCTTGGAGGTTCTTCAACTCACATAATCCTGCCAGATGACAAATTAAGTGGTTGGGCTATTACAAGTAGTTACAAAACGGTTGACTTCAACTCACATAATCCCTTTTAAATTCATAAAAGTTTACATGCATGATTGAGGTAACTTAATTACGTACCATGATCAGATAATGAGCCATTAAGCTCATTGTTAGTGAATGAGACAACTCGAAGAGAAGATAATGCTTGTATTGATGACGGGATGCTCCCAGCAAAGTTGTTGTCACTCAAATCTAAGACCTCCAGATAGTGGAAAGATGACAAAGCTAGATGACAAGAGATGATTACATGTATAGGTTACAGAATATAAACTATGAAACCAATTATATATGTACTAATCATTTACCCTTCATTGGTAGTGTGCCATTGAAACCATTATTTGTCATGAGGAGGACTTCCAAATCGTGCAAATTAGGGAGTTCTGAAGCAGATAAAGcaatttaataaaatgattagccaaaaatatataatatgaagatgatatttaattagtatttttagtttatttaatgATGACTCTTTTAAGATAAAACATGCCTTGGTCAGGAAAGGATTCTCCCAATGAAACGGAATATGAAAGATCGAGAATCTTGAGGGATGGGAGGGAACTTAAGCATGATATGATGCTCTTGTTGaaattattatttgaaataaCTATACTCTCTAGCTTTTTCAATCTTGATAACCTCTTACAAActgtataaaaaaaataaataaataaaaattgttaCTAAAAACCATGGACTTTTAGCTATGAAAGAGATTAGGATTTATTAGTGTTCAAGAACTTTATGTATTCTGAACTATTTACAATTAAGTAAATCACCATGAATAGCTAGGAGAAGCTAATTATTCATTTACCTTGGATATTTGGTGTACCATCAAGCCCAGTATAACTTAAATCCAACTTCTCCATGTTCATTAACTTAGCTAATCCTGTCacacgaaaaaaaaaaacatatattatttattatgtatGTTATTTTTAGATGTACATTTACAAATATTTTAATGGCTTTATAAAAACaatatataagtataaggaaaGATGTTCTAGGTAAACTGTAGTCATAGCCCGTACCTTGAGCTGGAAATAATCCAGATAATGGATTGTTGCTAAGATCCAAGTTTCTAAGCGATGAAAGGTTATTTAAAAATGTCATAACACTTGCATTAAATTCGTTGGATCCAagatttaaagttttcaacttgctcAATATGGGAACCCTCTCAAAACCTATATATATTTAAGAATAGAAACAGTCATCATTCATATAACAGTACGCTCAAGTCTGATATATTGATAAAGTAATTTAGAAGAAGGTATACTTATATCAGTTTTTAATATGATTAtccattaatttaaaaaatttaagTTTATAGCTAACTAAATGACTCGATTGTACATCTCTACAACAAAAAATTAGTCTTTACTACCAATATTTCGAATTTCAACACATGAAATAGTGGTTCTTGAAAGAAGGAATATTAATTTTTGCATGAATCCAAAATGACTATATATATTGGCATGATGGTTATAATTAAGATGATATTGACTACCTTGAATCTCAACGGTACCATTAAATTCACATTGGGTTAGATCCAACATCTCCAAGTTTTCTAAAGCTGCGAATTCTGCAATTCATATAACAAGGGTATAACTATCTTATGCATTTATTGCAAACAAAATTCTGTCCATTTCTTTTTTCTATGGATCAACAATAGAAAGAAATATTGTAGCCGGCTGAATTGGTAAGATTAATGTTGTAAAGGTAATCTTAAATGAGCCTACATCTCACTCACATAGTAGTGGACCCCACATACACATAATTAAATATCCCGTCCATGGGGTCCATTTAGCACCACACATGTTGTAATTATATATGTACCGTAACCTTTGTAATCTCTATATTCTCGCTATCTTTTACTTAAATGTTTTCTTTTGTTGAAAAAGAAGAAATGAAAAGACAAAAACCTACCATTGCTAGGGAAGTATCCATTCAATCCAGTGTAGCTAAGATCCAAAACTATGAGTGAAGTGAGTGCTGTCAATGATGGAAGTATGTCATTGTCAAGATCAAAATTCTTACTAAGGTCGAGTGTCTCTAACTTATTCAAACTCGATAGCCTTCCAAGTCCTGAAATAACGAAAAGgttttaactttgaaaaatgtcACTCGGTTATATTATTCAAGAATATGATCTCATTATATGCCAAAGGAAATAGTACCAAGTAACACTTAAGGCAATTAAGCATAAGGTTACCTGTCTTCATAATCATCTCTTTATCAAGAAAATCATATGACAGATTGAGACTTTTCAACTCTTTAAAATGAAGAAACAAGGAAACATTCAATGGCCATAACTTGTTCCCTTGGTATTTGGATTGAAGCTCCATATCAACATCATTCATCCCTCTCAAATTGTACAAGAAAAGATCTGTCACATGTCCACTGATTATGTTGCAGTTGACCCTCTCCCAATCACAACAGTCGCCACCATGATCAACCCAAGTGGGCAGAAAATGGTCCATTTTAGAATCGTATGTGGATGCTTTGATTTCGAGCAGTGCATTTCTCTCCTCTTCTATACAATCTCC is a window of Lactuca sativa cultivar Salinas chromosome 1, Lsat_Salinas_v11, whole genome shotgun sequence DNA encoding:
- the LOC111900055 gene encoding receptor-like protein 15 isoform X3: MECWGLSKCESWLYWSLMIHILVVWQTQGDCIEEERNALLEIKASTYDSKMDHFLPTWVDHGGDCCDWERVNCNIISGHVTDLFLYNLRGMNDVDMELQSKYQGNKLWPLNVSLFLHFKELKSLNLSYDFLDKEMIMKTGLGRLSSLNKLETLDLSKNFDLDNDILPSLTALTSLIVLDLSYTGLNGYFPSNEFAALENLEMLDLTQCEFNGTVEIQGLAKLMNMEKLDLSYTGLDGTPNIQVCKRLSRLKKLESIVISNNNFNKSIISCLSSLPSLKILDLSYSVSLGESFPDQELPNLHDLEVLLMTNNGFNGTLPMKALSSFHYLEVLDLSDNNFAGSIPSSIQALSSLRVVSFTNNELNGSLSDHGLCELKNLQEMDLSHNMLDGILPQCFNNLSSLKLLDISSNRFTGKLPPSLIANLTSLEYIDFSYNKFQGSFPFSSFSNLTNLQAVQFISADDKFEMETEDPIGWIPMFQLKVLVLSSCNINRHKGSVVPTFLLHQHKLQELHIPHNSLEGNFPTWLIENNTNLEVLNLRNNSFGGIISMPFHRNSYMRWLDISGNHIINSIPSDIPEFLPNITHLNFSRNAFNGVIPSSIGDLSELQILDLSDNELSGEVPKGLLTNRALLSILKLSNNKFHGEILSGNLSLGNIERVHLDSNNFTGKIGIKSKNKFEFMTVLDISNNFFTGVIPSWISNMGTIGDFSQLVIRNNSFKGRFPCGTASFSFFDISHNSFSGSIPSCLNLRDVEHLHLGSNRFIGPIPSFFRNLTRVLTLDIGNNNLSGIIPEFLGDLSTLRILLLRKNKFTGSLPNHLCQLSDASLIDLSGNTLSGSIPSCLRNITGPKYLAFMKETVSAYPISSYYYYKGVLDRQFTSNDRSEMFEIQDEVQFTTKGLSLPYKGDVLDIMSGLDLSSNKLTGEIPEELGFLIQIRALNLSHNHLTGPIPVTFSNLANIESLDLSSNGLTGKVPSELIKLTSLSIFNVSRNNLSGRLPEMKSQFGTFTETSYEENPLLCGPPLANRCKTNSLFTNPLVEEDTEKWYNIDMTSFYASSSSTFFVLLLGFAAVLYTNPQWRRRWLDRVEDCMFACYYFIYDS
- the LOC111900055 gene encoding receptor-like protein 15 isoform X1, with the translated sequence MECWGLSKCESWLYWSLMIHILVVWQTQGDCIEEERNALLEIKASTYDSKMDHFLPTWVDHGGDCCDWERVNCNIISGHVTDLFLYNLRGMNDVDMELQSKYQGNKLWPLNVSLFLHFKELKSLNLSYDFLDKEMIMKTGLGRLSSLNKLETLDLSKNFDLDNDILPSLTALTSLIVLDLSYTGLNGYFPSNEFAALENLEMLDLTQCEFNGTVEIQGFERVPILSKLKTLNLGSNEFNASVMTFLNNLSSLRNLDLSNNPLSGLFPAQGLAKLMNMEKLDLSYTGLDGTPNIQVCKRLSRLKKLESIVISNNNFNKSIISCLSSLPSLKILDLSYSVSLGESFPDQELPNLHDLEVLLMTNNGFNGTLPMKALSSFHYLEVLDLSDNNFAGSIPSSIQALSSLRVVSFTNNELNGSLSDHGLCELKNLQEMDLSHNMLDGILPQCFNNLSSLKLLDISSNRFTGKLPPSLIANLTSLEYIDFSYNKFQGSFPFSSFSNLTNLQAVQFISADDKFEMETEDPIGWIPMFQLKVLVLSSCNINRHKGSVVPTFLLHQHKLQELHIPHNSLEGNFPTWLIENNTNLEVLNLRNNSFGGIISMPFHRNSYMRWLDISGNHIINSIPSDIPEFLPNITHLNFSRNAFNGVIPSSIGDLSELQILDLSDNELSGEVPKGLLTNRALLSILKLSNNKFHGEILSGNLSLGNIERVHLDSNNFTGKIGIKSKNKFEFMTVLDISNNFFTGVIPSWISNMGTIGDFSQLVIRNNSFKGRFPCGTASFSFFDISHNSFSGSIPSCLNLRDVEHLHLGSNRFIGPIPSFFRNLTRVLTLDIGNNNLSGIIPEFLGDLSTLRILLLRKNKFTGSLPNHLCQLSDASLIDLSGNTLSGSIPSCLRNITGPKYLAFMKETVSAYPISSYYYYKGVLDRQFTSNDRSEMFEIQDEVQFTTKGLSLPYKGDVLDIMSGLDLSSNKLTGEIPEELGFLIQIRALNLSHNHLTGPIPVTFSNLANIESLDLSSNGLTGKVPSELIKLTSLSIFNVSRNNLSGRLPEMKSQFGTFTETSYEENPLLCGPPLANRCKTNSLFTNPLVEEDTEKWYNIDMTSFYASSSSTFFVLLLGFAAVLYTNPQWRRRWLDRVEDCMFACYYFIYDS